Within the Dolichospermum compactum NIES-806 genome, the region CCAGCTAAATGCAATATACCATCAAGATTTTCACCCCATCTAAATTGAGCTTTTTCTACTATTATTTGCAACTGTTCTAAGTCACAGATATCAACGGACTCATAAATTACTTCACCCCCAAGCTGTGCTAATTCTTGATAGAGTTTGATGTGTTTTTCTGAATTTAGGGGAGTTCTCCCAACTAATAATAATTTAGCTTGGTAATGTTTTAACAAATACCGGGCAACTTCAACACCTATACCACCAAGTCCCCCGGTTATTAAATAAGTTCCTTCTTGTTGAAAGGTAATTGATGATTTAGGTGTGTTGGTAAAATCAACTTGTTCTAAGCGAGAAATTAAACGTTGTCCATTTCTGTATGCTACCTCTCGTTCTTTTGAGGAAATTTGCATTTCTTGGAGAATATAAAACCCATTTTTTTCAACTTCCGCAAAAGGTAAATCAATGTGGCGGCAGTTTAGTTTAGGTAGTTCTTGAGGAATAGTTTTTAATAGTCCTAATACTGTTGATTTCTCATAAGCTATAGGATCATCTGAGGCAATAGACTGAATATGAGAAGAAATAAATAGTAATTGAATATAATTATTAGTACCTTGAACTTTTGCTAAAGCTTGAACCAGGAATAATAAACTATATATTCCCTGTGCTTGTGCTTTTTCTAAGCTATCAATATTGTTAATTTCCTGATATTTATCGTAAGTCCAAAGATGAAGAATCTGCCCAATAATAATCTTATCTGCTGCTAGGGATTCGATTAAAAGTTGATAATCTTTGGCTATTTCGGGATTAACTACATAATGAGAACTACTGATTTTTTGAAATTCTTTTCCAGGGTAAACGGTAATATATGACAGTTTATTTTCTGACAATGTTTGACATAAATAGTCACCCAACCCCCAATCATCGAGAAATACTAGAGTTGTATTAGTAATAGTTAAAGAGGAATTAACAATAATGGGTGATTTAGGTTTCCATACTTGACGGTAAAACCAATTAGGAATGGTATTACTATTGCCTAGTAATATATCAACTCGTTTAATAGTTGATTTAAATTCACCTGTTTGGAAACGTTGGCTGAGTTGAGAACGTTGAATTTTGCCAATAGCGGTTTTAGGAATAATGTCTTTATCTATTGGAATTAAATAATCAGGATTTATTCTCACTTTGTTCACAACACAAGCGCGAATTTCCTTAAGTAGAGTTAATAAACTTTGATCATCATTTAGGTAAGTATTAAAAAATATAGCTAATTTATCAGTATTACTTCCTGGTTGTCTGACTGCACAAGCACCTGTATAAGAAACTTCTACTCCTGTCATTTCCTCAACAGCAGCTTCAATTTCATGACAATAGTAATTTAATCCATTAATGATAATTACATCTTTGATTCTGCCCGTAATGGTTAAACGTCCTTGATCTAGAAAGCCTAAATCCCCCGTATTAAACCAACCATCAGTAGTAAAAGCTTCTTCGTTTGCTTGTGGATTTTGATAGTAACCGATAGTAACAGATGCACCTTTTACCTGTAAACGCCCAATAGTATTTTCGGTTACTATTTGTTCGTTTTCATCAACAATCCGTAATGCAGCACCAGCAATTGGTAATCCTAATTCTACAAATGAAGTTTGATCTGAGGAAGATTCTAGAGAAAAACTGTCAGAATAGGTAATACCAGAAGAAGTTTCACACATTCCAAAGGCTGGGTGAATAGCATTAGTTGGTAAACCATGATGACTGAGAAGTTTTAAGAAATTCCTCGCTGTTTTTGTAACAATTGGTTCTCCAGCATTGATGATAAACTTCATAGAAGATAAATCCCATTGCTGGCGATTGATTTCTACAGCACGGTCACAAATTAAGGAAAACGCAAAGTTAGGCGACCAGCTAATTGTCGCTTGATGTTTATCAATTAAATCTAGCCAGTGAAGCGGTTTCTGTACAATTAAATCAGTATGTACATGAATTTGCTGGCAACCTAAACTCGCAGCCATGATACTCAGAGAAACTAACGCACCCACATGATCTAAAGGCATCCAGTTTAAAACACTTTCCTGGCTGGAAAAATGACCCATTAAAATTAAGCCAGTTGTCATACTCAAGATATTGCGATGATTTAACATCACACACTTGGGTATTCCCGTGCTGCCAGAAGTCAAAAGCAAAATTGCTAAATCTTCGGGTTGATTCTCATATATGTTTAAATCTGCTTCACATTGACGCAACTCATCAACGGTTACAATTTTAAAGTTTTCTAAGTTTAAACCTCTGGCAAAATCATCAATATCAGCAGCTAAAGAACCACTTGTTAGTACCAAGGGTTTCTCTAACATCTCCCAAGTGTTTTTTAATTTACTGGCTGTATTATTGGCTGGTTCATAAATGGGAGCAATAGATACTGGTACTGGAACAAAACCACCCAAAACACAACCCCAAAAAGCACAGATAAAATCTTGATTATCTTCCAGTTGGAAAATTACTTTGTCTTGAGGTTTGAGTCCTGTTTTTCTTAATCCAGCTAAAATGATTTGGGCATCTTGCCATAATTTTCTGTAAGATTGAAATGTCTCACTACCATCAGATTTAATATAGATAATACCTTTGTTTGAATTTTCTGAGGCTCGTTGTAATACTTCCACTAAATTTTTAGGAGCGTCTGGGGAGTATGGCAGTGGTTCACTGTGACTAATGGCTAATTTTTTTGATAAATAATAATTTTTATTTTCTATGTTTTGACTATGTGTACTTACTTGTATTTCTTGTTGGTTATTTTCATAGGGGTTTGCTGGAGTCTCCCCCAACAAATCTTCTAAATGCACAGGAGGAATACTAATACTTTTAACCACAGGTTCAACAACCACAGCAACCTGATCAATTTCTGACAATGACTCTAATTGCTTTTCTAAATCTCGTATTAAGTCAGATTTAATTACTTCTAAACTAGCTAACGCAACTTCATCTACCTGCCCTGTCTCTGTTAAGGGTATGGTAGAGACAGGTACAAATGCAGTGGGTGTCAACTCGCTGGGAAGAATTGTTTGCAGGTGAGATAAAAGTTGTTCTGGTGCAAACAAACCTGATGGAACTATATAAGCTATTAATTCCTGTTTTACCTTTTCTGTCTGTCTCTTGATAACTACACAATCATCTACAGTCAAACTCGACCGAATAGCAACTTCTATTTTTTGGTATGTAAAATTTTCGTTAGTTGAAGTCGCTAAAATTTGATTATGGTTGTCTAAATTCATTGTCTTTATATATCCTTATTAAGATTAAAGCGGCTGTTAATTATTTTCTAATTAATCGTAATTATAAGGTAAAACAGTCATTTATTTTCTTTTATTTCAATTGATGTTATTTTTTAAAGTTATGCTTATTTTAAAATAATGCTTATTAAGCAAACAAATATACTGCAAATGGTTCATAGTTCAACTAAATATGAAACCTCTCCCTAACTCTCTCCTAGAGGGTGTTTGAAAAGTTATGGTTGATGTATCAAATATTTTTTACCCCACCCTAACCCTCCCCAAAGCATCGGGGAGGGAACTAGATTTTTACTGTTTCCCCCCTTTATAAGGCTATCGTGTACACACAAGTTATAATTACCCCCCTTAATCCCCCTGATGCAAAGGGGGGAAACAAGAATCCAGTTCCCTCCCCAAAGCATCGGGGAGGGTTAGGGTAGGGTAATTTGAGGAATAATGGTGATGCGATAACTTGTGTGTACACCGTAGCTTTATAAGGGGAAAGGGGAGTAACAATGTGATGAAAATTACGGTATACGACTTTTCAAACATCCTCTAAGGTATTGCAGTTTTTGACCCATTTTTTTATTTTCTTTGTATGATAAGAAAGTCTAGCTTCCAGCTATTTTGAGTATAATCTCAGGTTTAGCCATAAAATACAATAGCAGTTTAAACATTTAAGACAACTGTTAAGACAGTTAAGAATCTCACCAACCACGTTAGATAGAGGAAATCTGTTTTTTACCAAATTATTGGGTCTGACGCACCCTACAAGTACAAACTTACCATCACATGAATGAACGAATTGAAATGAAGCAATCGCAAGGGTTGTGATTGCTTCCCTTCCCTCGCAATGACTGTAAATATTTTTGTCCAATTACTTACACGCCAAGAACTAATGTTATACTATCCAATCAGAATTGAAGTAATTGCAGGATTTTTATAAGTCGTGAGACAGAATTAATTACACAATGTCATTGCGTTAGCGTAGCGTGGCGTTAGCCATGTGGAACGAAGTGAAATGAAGCAATTCCAAGGGTTGTGATTGCTTCCCTTCCCTCGCAATGACTGTAAATATTTTTGTCCAATTACTTATTCACTCTTTCCCGTTTGTAAACTGAATAATTGGAGATAAAAATTCCGTGGTAAAAAAAGTAATTGAACAATTAGTTTTGACCTTTGATGGTCAACATGATTACATAGATTTTGTCAAAAATGATCCTGATCTGGTTTTATCCCAGGGTACTTCAGGTTTTACAGTTTCAGGATGGGTTAATCCCCATCATCTCACTAAACAAGCTACTACTTATGGAACACGCAATGTCTTTTTTGCCCGTTCTTCAGACCGATACAGTGATAATTTTGAAGTTGGTGTTAGTCCTACAGGAAATTTAGATATTTACATTGATGAACAATTGAGCAAATTTATCAAAACCCTGGGTAATAGAGAATTAACCATTGGAGAATGGCACTTTTTTGCTATTGTTTTTAATCAAGGTGATCTTACCGTATATCTTGATCATAATCAATATATAGAATATTTTACAGGTTCTGCGTTAAATAAAGCCACAAGTCCGATCACTCTGGGGGGAACTTTACACAATAATATATATTTTTCAGGACAATTAGCTCATATTAGTGTCTGGAATTATCCATGTAATCAGGAACAAATTCAAGCCCATCGTTCTGGGCTAATAGTTGGGGATGAAGAAGGATTAGTTGCCTATTGGAAATTAGATGAAGGAGCAGGAAGAATAGTCAAAAACCAAATTGGAGAATCTTATCAGGGAAATTTTTATGGTGATCCTAGTTGGAATTTAGCACAAATTCCCTTTCTAGGAGAATCATCTGATCAAGCAGAAATTCCCACTGAGAATTCTATTAGTTCACAACAGCAAGAAACCACAATAAACCAAGTAGAATCACCTATTAATATCCAAATTCTACTCCCATTATCTACACAGGAATCACAAGAAAATATCAATAAAACAGCCCAACCAAAATATAAAATACTTGCCATTGATGGAGGTGGTATTCGCGGTATTATCCCTGCACTTGTTCTAGCAGAAATTGAAAAGCGAACACAAAAACCTATATTTAGTTTGTTTGATTTAATTGCTGGTACTTCCACTGGGGGAATTTTAGCACTGGGATTAACTAAACCCCGATTAAATACAGAAACTGCTGATAAATTAACCCAAGCTGAATATACTGCTGCGGATCTATCAGAACTATTTATTGAGTATGGGGTGGAAATATTTTATGAGCCATTATTTGAAAAAATACTTGGACCTTTAGAAGATATATTTTTACAGCCCAAATATGCTTCTACCAGCAGAGTAGAAATGCTCAAACAATATTTTGGTGATAGTCTGATAGAAAATAATTTAAAAGAAGTCTTTGTTACCAGTTATGATATTGAGCAAAGAATACCCATATTGTTTACTAACAAACGGGAAAAACAACAGATAGAATCTCAAAGATCTCGCAATTTATGTGCAGGATTTTCGCTTTTAGATGCAGCATTAGCCACCAGTGCTACTCCTACTTATTTTCCTCCCCATCGCATTACCACTAATCACAATAATAATGGTTTTTATACTTTAGTAGATGGGGGAGTTTTTGCGAATAATCCAGCCCAGTTAGCTATTTCTGAAGCAAAAATTAGTAGTAAACGAGAGGCAAATAGGGTTCTGAATACAGAAGATATCTTAATGGTTTCCTTGGGTACAGGTTCACTGACAAGTGTTTATCCTTATAATGAAGTCAAAAATTGGGGACTTTTGCAATGGGGAAGACCACTTTTAAATATTATGTTTGATGGTAGTAGTGAAGTTGTGGCTGGAGAATTAGAGCGCTTGTTTGCATCTAGTAATCCAGAAAATACAAGTTCTTATTATCGGTTTCAAACATTTTTAGATACAGAACTAGAAGAAATAGATAAGACAACTTTACGCAATATTCGTGAGCTAAAAATAGCCGCCCAGCAGATGATTAATCAAAATAGTAAAAAAATAGATGAATTGTGTAGTTTGTTGTTAGAGGATGTCTGAGAAGTATCAGGTTCTATCCAGATTCCCCCGAAAAATTAATCAAAGTTCCCCTTTTTAAGGGGGATAAAGGGGGATCTACAAGTGTTTTATGCAACACAAAAAAAGTTTTCAGACATCCTCTTAGAGTAAACTAACTGCTTGTGCAATGGGGACTAACAAACAATAGATAGTTGCTTGGTAAAATAAGCCCGATAAAGTTGGCAACGGGGTAATACGCGATCGCCATTAAAGGTAATTAATCCTAAACTTTCCAGTTTATAAGCATGGATAGGATCAATAACCAGACTTTCTTTAGCGGTAACAACTTCAGTATATGTCCTAATTAAACCAGGATTAGCTAACAGCTTTACCCAATGGTTCTGCAAGTGATAGCGATAAATTCCACCATTGGCGATCGCCTCTTTGATCAAATCTGGTAAACTCATAGCCCCAGAGTGAAGATAATACAAAGTAAGTTGTGTCAGTCCTGGATGACCACCAATAAGAGATATCAATTGTGCCGACTCCTCACCAGCAGTCCACCTTAACCCATATCGCCTAGCTAATTCTTCTACGTGTTGCTGAGTAAATTCATGTAAACGGACAG harbors:
- a CDS encoding SDR family NAD(P)-dependent oxidoreductase; the encoded protein is MNLDNHNQILATSTNENFTYQKIEVAIRSSLTVDDCVVIKRQTEKVKQELIAYIVPSGLFAPEQLLSHLQTILPSELTPTAFVPVSTIPLTETGQVDEVALASLEVIKSDLIRDLEKQLESLSEIDQVAVVVEPVVKSISIPPVHLEDLLGETPANPYENNQQEIQVSTHSQNIENKNYYLSKKLAISHSEPLPYSPDAPKNLVEVLQRASENSNKGIIYIKSDGSETFQSYRKLWQDAQIILAGLRKTGLKPQDKVIFQLEDNQDFICAFWGCVLGGFVPVPVSIAPIYEPANNTASKLKNTWEMLEKPLVLTSGSLAADIDDFARGLNLENFKIVTVDELRQCEADLNIYENQPEDLAILLLTSGSTGIPKCVMLNHRNILSMTTGLILMGHFSSQESVLNWMPLDHVGALVSLSIMAASLGCQQIHVHTDLIVQKPLHWLDLIDKHQATISWSPNFAFSLICDRAVEINRQQWDLSSMKFIINAGEPIVTKTARNFLKLLSHHGLPTNAIHPAFGMCETSSGITYSDSFSLESSSDQTSFVELGLPIAGAALRIVDENEQIVTENTIGRLQVKGASVTIGYYQNPQANEEAFTTDGWFNTGDLGFLDQGRLTITGRIKDVIIINGLNYYCHEIEAAVEEMTGVEVSYTGACAVRQPGSNTDKLAIFFNTYLNDDQSLLTLLKEIRACVVNKVRINPDYLIPIDKDIIPKTAIGKIQRSQLSQRFQTGEFKSTIKRVDILLGNSNTIPNWFYRQVWKPKSPIIVNSSLTITNTTLVFLDDWGLGDYLCQTLSENKLSYITVYPGKEFQKISSSHYVVNPEIAKDYQLLIESLAADKIIIGQILHLWTYDKYQEINNIDSLEKAQAQGIYSLLFLVQALAKVQGTNNYIQLLFISSHIQSIASDDPIAYEKSTVLGLLKTIPQELPKLNCRHIDLPFAEVEKNGFYILQEMQISSKEREVAYRNGQRLISRLEQVDFTNTPKSSITFQQEGTYLITGGLGGIGVEVARYLLKHYQAKLLLVGRTPLNSEKHIKLYQELAQLGGEVIYESVDICDLEQLQIIVEKAQFRWGENLDGILHLAGTFHEQQVLEETQENLAAILCPKLLGAWVLHQLAKENQASIFINFSSAHRFFGSTAVGGYAAANSFLDSFTHYQNSPNKLTNKLTSYCFSWSMWDDTGMSQGYQMKNLIRAKGSYIMSCSQAISSMLASLHHQQHNLLIGLDGSNQNILRWQSSTFNLQKLTAYFTTNTGEVVKLPGLKVQDNFGNVCIYDSVQLPEMPCLENGEVDRARLIKRSNNQENREQIEPRNEIELKIAQCWQQVLKVTLLGIHDNFFELGGNSLLAGQVISRLRKDFSLELSLQRLLQTPTIVGLAQTIAAIQTVTQSQNTFTETSLQEYEEDYL
- a CDS encoding patatin-like phospholipase family protein, whose protein sequence is MVKKVIEQLVLTFDGQHDYIDFVKNDPDLVLSQGTSGFTVSGWVNPHHLTKQATTYGTRNVFFARSSDRYSDNFEVGVSPTGNLDIYIDEQLSKFIKTLGNRELTIGEWHFFAIVFNQGDLTVYLDHNQYIEYFTGSALNKATSPITLGGTLHNNIYFSGQLAHISVWNYPCNQEQIQAHRSGLIVGDEEGLVAYWKLDEGAGRIVKNQIGESYQGNFYGDPSWNLAQIPFLGESSDQAEIPTENSISSQQQETTINQVESPINIQILLPLSTQESQENINKTAQPKYKILAIDGGGIRGIIPALVLAEIEKRTQKPIFSLFDLIAGTSTGGILALGLTKPRLNTETADKLTQAEYTAADLSELFIEYGVEIFYEPLFEKILGPLEDIFLQPKYASTSRVEMLKQYFGDSLIENNLKEVFVTSYDIEQRIPILFTNKREKQQIESQRSRNLCAGFSLLDAALATSATPTYFPPHRITTNHNNNGFYTLVDGGVFANNPAQLAISEAKISSKREANRVLNTEDILMVSLGTGSLTSVYPYNEVKNWGLLQWGRPLLNIMFDGSSEVVAGELERLFASSNPENTSSYYRFQTFLDTELEEIDKTTLRNIRELKIAAQQMINQNSKKIDELCSLLLEDV